The Qingrenia yutianensis genome includes a window with the following:
- a CDS encoding NAD(P)H-dependent glycerol-3-phosphate dehydrogenase — translation MNGKKIAVIGSGGWGCAVAVMLCSNGNDVTLWSWKEEERSAIEKNGENKEFLPGVKISGKIHLTCDISCVCDKDLIVLAVPSRAVRSTAKAMADYVKKGTPLVILSKGLEDKTLKTMSEIAEEEIKNCIPVALSGPSHAEEVARKVPTAIVAACKVSDTAKFVQEIFMCEYFRVYTNDDILGVELGGALKNVIALCAGITDGIGFGDNTKAALMTRGIKEIARLGTKMGANESTFYGLAGIGDLIVTCTSMHSRNRRAGILIGEGKTLKQALDEVHMVVEGVYSSHAAYELSKKMNVEMPIIHKAYEVLFENLPPKDAVISLMKRDKKDEIV, via the coding sequence ATGAACGGTAAAAAAATTGCGGTTATAGGCTCGGGAGGCTGGGGCTGTGCGGTTGCGGTTATGCTTTGCTCAAACGGCAACGACGTTACGCTTTGGTCGTGGAAAGAAGAAGAACGAAGCGCCATAGAAAAAAACGGCGAAAACAAAGAATTTCTGCCCGGCGTTAAAATAAGCGGAAAAATTCACTTAACGTGCGATATTTCGTGCGTTTGCGATAAAGATTTAATCGTGCTTGCCGTGCCGTCGCGCGCGGTGAGAAGTACGGCAAAGGCTATGGCGGACTATGTGAAAAAAGGCACTCCGCTTGTGATTTTGTCGAAAGGCCTGGAGGACAAAACGCTTAAAACAATGTCTGAAATTGCCGAAGAAGAAATAAAAAACTGCATACCCGTTGCGCTTTCGGGTCCGTCGCACGCCGAAGAAGTTGCGCGCAAGGTCCCCACGGCGATTGTTGCCGCCTGCAAGGTAAGCGATACGGCGAAATTCGTTCAGGAAATTTTTATGTGCGAATATTTCAGAGTTTACACAAACGACGATATTTTAGGCGTTGAACTTGGCGGTGCGCTTAAAAACGTTATTGCGCTTTGCGCCGGCATCACCGACGGAATAGGGTTCGGCGACAACACAAAAGCGGCGCTTATGACGCGCGGAATTAAAGAAATCGCGCGCCTCGGCACAAAAATGGGCGCAAACGAAAGCACGTTTTACGGACTTGCCGGAATAGGCGACCTTATCGTTACCTGTACGAGTATGCATTCGCGCAACAGGCGCGCCGGAATACTTATCGGCGAGGGAAAGACGCTTAAACAGGCGCTGGACGAGGTGCATATGGTGGTTGAGGGCGTTTATTCGTCGCACGCGGCGTACGAACTTTCAAAGAAAATGAATGTCGAAATGCCGATAATTCACAAGGCTTACGAAGTGCTTTTTGAAAATTTACCGCCCAAAGACGCGGTAATCAGCCTTATGAA
- the plsY gene encoding glycerol-3-phosphate 1-O-acyltransferase PlsY, which yields MTDFLIYFAFSVISYLLGSINTGILVSKILYNDDVRNYGSHNAGATNILRTYGKKAAAITVLGDALKGVIAILLVRLVYFCFKNAHLPDLRSVTYFAAFFAVLGHNFPVYFKFKGGKGVLTSITVIIMLDPFVGLATLVISILIMAATKYVSLGSVMGAFIAAALAVFFRTDDLGFVVLCVLLAGLIIYRHRGNIVRLAHGTESKLGRRKR from the coding sequence ATGACTGATTTTTTGATTTATTTCGCATTTTCGGTTATATCTTATCTTTTGGGCAGTATAAACACAGGCATACTTGTGTCGAAAATTCTATATAATGATGATGTGCGCAACTACGGAAGTCATAACGCAGGCGCGACGAATATTCTGCGCACATACGGCAAAAAAGCGGCGGCAATCACGGTTCTGGGCGACGCGCTGAAGGGCGTTATCGCGATACTTTTGGTGCGTCTTGTGTATTTTTGCTTTAAAAATGCACATCTCCCCGATTTAAGGAGCGTTACATATTTTGCGGCATTTTTTGCGGTTTTGGGGCATAATTTCCCTGTTTACTTTAAGTTTAAGGGCGGTAAAGGCGTGCTTACGTCAATCACCGTTATAATTATGCTCGACCCGTTTGTCGGTCTTGCAACGCTTGTTATTTCAATTCTTATTATGGCGGCGACAAAATACGTTTCGCTCGGTTCGGTTATGGGTGCGTTTATCGCGGCGGCGCTTGCGGTATTTTTCCGCACCGACGATTTGGGATTTGTGGTTTTGTGCGTTCTGCTTGCGGGTCTTATCATTTACCGTCACCGCGGAAACATTGTGAGGCTTGCGCACGGAACGGAATCAAAGCTCGGCAGGAGGAAAAGATGA
- the der gene encoding ribosome biogenesis GTPase Der has protein sequence MSKPIFAIVGRPNVGKSTLFNKIIGQRISIVEDTPGVTRDRIFADGEWSGKKFTLIDTGGIEPKNDSEILTEMRNQANLAIEMADVVIFMVDIKDGLTAADADVAAMLQKSKKPVVLVCNKSDSPGDVPMEYYEFFNLGLDEPVAVSSIHGLGVGDLLDKVYSYVDFSKTDEIEEDIIKVAVIGKPNVGKSSLINTILGEKRVIVSNVAGTTRDAIDTYYERDGQKYLFVDTAGMRKKGKIEENIERYSVIRSLAAIDRCDVVLVMIDATEGVTEQDSKIAGYAHNAGKASIVVVNKWDLVEKETNTMKNFKNDVLNGLPFMQYAPSEFVSAKTGLRLNKLFELIKFVNAQNAVRIPTGVLNDVLNDATSMVQPPSDKGRRLKIYYITQASTRPPTFILFVNDKELAHFSYVRYIENKIREAFNLNGTPVKFIIRERGEKND, from the coding sequence ATGTCTAAACCCATATTTGCCATTGTGGGCAGACCTAACGTTGGAAAATCGACGCTTTTTAACAAAATTATAGGGCAGAGAATTTCCATTGTCGAGGACACTCCGGGTGTTACGCGCGACAGAATTTTTGCGGACGGCGAGTGGAGCGGTAAAAAATTCACGCTTATCGACACGGGCGGTATCGAGCCGAAAAACGACAGCGAGATTTTGACCGAAATGCGAAATCAGGCAAATCTTGCAATCGAAATGGCGGACGTTGTAATTTTTATGGTTGATATAAAGGATGGTCTTACCGCGGCGGACGCGGACGTTGCGGCTATGCTTCAAAAGTCGAAAAAGCCCGTCGTTTTGGTGTGCAACAAATCCGATTCTCCCGGCGACGTGCCGATGGAATACTATGAATTTTTCAATCTCGGTCTTGACGAGCCTGTTGCGGTGTCGTCAATTCACGGTCTTGGCGTGGGCGACCTTTTGGATAAGGTTTATTCGTACGTTGATTTTTCAAAGACCGACGAAATTGAGGAAGATATTATAAAAGTTGCGGTTATCGGAAAGCCGAACGTCGGAAAATCCTCGCTGATTAACACAATTCTCGGCGAAAAGAGGGTTATTGTCAGCAACGTTGCCGGCACGACGCGCGACGCGATTGACACATATTACGAGCGTGACGGTCAGAAATATTTGTTTGTCGATACCGCCGGAATGAGAAAAAAAGGCAAAATTGAGGAAAACATTGAACGTTACAGCGTTATACGTTCGCTTGCCGCGATTGACCGCTGCGACGTTGTTTTGGTGATGATTGACGCTACAGAGGGCGTGACCGAGCAGGACTCGAAAATTGCAGGTTACGCGCACAATGCAGGCAAGGCGAGCATTGTCGTTGTAAATAAGTGGGATTTGGTTGAAAAAGAAACCAACACGATGAAAAATTTTAAAAACGACGTTTTAAACGGTTTGCCGTTTATGCAGTATGCGCCGTCGGAATTTGTGTCGGCGAAAACGGGACTCCGCTTAAACAAGCTTTTTGAGCTTATCAAATTTGTAAATGCGCAGAATGCTGTGCGTATTCCCACGGGCGTTTTAAACGACGTTTTAAATGACGCTACGAGTATGGTTCAGCCTCCGTCGGACAAGGGCAGACGGCTCAAAATTTACTACATCACACAGGCATCAACCCGTCCGCCCACGTTTATACTTTTTGTAAACGACAAGGAGCTTGCGCATTTTTCATATGTGCGCTATATCGAGAATAAAATCCGCGAGGCGTTTAATTTAAACGGCACTCCCGTGAAGTTTATTATCCGTGAAAGAGGAGAAAAAAATGACTGA
- a CDS encoding DUF512 domain-containing protein produces MGIAKVKSVIENSIAYDAYIEPGDVITMIDGKEICDFIDFKYLTSNDYYVVTVEKKDGEVEEIEIYNDDFEPFGVEFENQLIDKPRECRNKCIFCFMDQLPPNMRATMHFKDDDVRLSFLQGNYVTLTNLNDKDIERIVRLKISPINVSVHTTDGELRKKMLNNRFADKILDIMHKFKDGGIRMNAQIVLCKGINDGKYLEKSICDLEKLFPAIMSVSIVPVGVSAYRKGLFPLESFDEKTAGDVIDLVTPYQKRFKKKYGTSLVYLADEFYISAKRELPPYEHYETFPQIENGVGLMTCFEEEFYTAVEFFSPSGKKPQKKSLATSVIAYDYIKKFKDRADEIQNTNCETFKIRNDFFGNKITVTGLLCGRDIINQLKGKISGEVLLLSDSMIKPGSDLFLDDYRICDVEKELNVKVVLVKNDGADLLDCLMM; encoded by the coding sequence ATGGGAATTGCGAAGGTTAAAAGCGTAATTGAAAATTCAATAGCATACGACGCATATATTGAGCCGGGCGATGTAATAACTATGATTGACGGCAAAGAAATATGCGATTTTATAGATTTTAAGTATCTTACGTCAAACGATTATTACGTTGTCACGGTGGAGAAAAAGGACGGCGAGGTTGAAGAAATCGAGATTTACAACGACGATTTCGAGCCGTTCGGCGTTGAATTTGAAAATCAGCTTATCGACAAGCCGAGGGAGTGCAGAAACAAGTGCATTTTCTGCTTTATGGACCAGCTTCCGCCCAATATGCGCGCGACTATGCACTTTAAAGACGACGACGTGAGGCTGTCGTTTTTGCAGGGAAACTATGTCACGCTTACAAATTTGAACGACAAAGATATTGAAAGAATTGTGCGTCTTAAAATAAGTCCGATAAACGTTTCGGTTCATACCACCGACGGCGAATTGCGGAAAAAGATGTTAAACAACCGCTTTGCCGATAAAATTCTTGATATTATGCACAAATTCAAGGACGGCGGTATTCGTATGAACGCGCAGATTGTGCTCTGCAAGGGCATAAACGACGGTAAATACCTTGAAAAATCAATCTGTGATTTGGAAAAGCTTTTCCCGGCAATTATGAGCGTTTCAATCGTTCCTGTAGGTGTGAGTGCATACAGAAAAGGACTTTTTCCGCTTGAAAGTTTTGATGAAAAAACGGCGGGCGATGTGATTGACCTTGTTACGCCGTATCAGAAAAGATTTAAGAAAAAATACGGCACAAGCCTTGTGTATCTTGCGGACGAATTTTATATTTCGGCAAAACGCGAACTTCCGCCGTATGAGCATTACGAAACGTTTCCGCAGATTGAAAACGGCGTGGGGCTTATGACTTGTTTTGAAGAGGAGTTTTACACCGCGGTTGAATTTTTTTCGCCGAGCGGAAAAAAACCTCAAAAAAAGTCGCTTGCAACGTCGGTTATTGCATATGACTACATTAAAAAATTCAAGGACAGAGCCGACGAAATTCAAAACACAAACTGCGAAACTTTTAAAATCCGCAACGATTTTTTCGGAAACAAAATCACCGTTACGGGGCTTTTGTGCGGACGCGATATTATAAATCAGCTTAAAGGAAAAATTTCGGGCGAAGTGCTTCTTTTGTCCGACTCTATGATAAAACCGGGCAGTGACCTCTTTTTGGACGATTACAGAATTTGCGACGTTGAAAAAGAGCTTAACGTTAAGGTTGTGCTGGTGAAAAACGACGGCGCAGACCTTTTGGACTGCCTGATGATGTAA
- a CDS encoding HAD hydrolase-like protein yields MKKTKYKYIIFDLDGTITDSAYGVQRCFNYALSKFGKEVPDHTKLRVVGPPLKESFIGQFGMTEEESDRALEYYRALYREKGMLEWDRLFGGIDTLIKDMHGAGYIILLGSSKPTDFCVKILNYFGISKYFTRMDAASFDSSRATKEAVLENTIKMAGIADKSEAVLIGDTKFDLMGAEYVGIDAVAVEYGYGTYEELRKYKTVYIAKTVDDLRAFFLGE; encoded by the coding sequence ATGAAAAAAACAAAATACAAATACATTATTTTTGACTTGGACGGCACCATTACCGATTCTGCCTACGGTGTTCAAAGATGCTTTAACTATGCGCTTTCAAAATTCGGCAAGGAAGTGCCCGACCACACAAAACTGCGCGTTGTAGGTCCGCCTCTTAAAGAGTCGTTTATCGGTCAGTTCGGTATGACGGAGGAGGAGTCGGACAGGGCGCTTGAATATTACCGCGCTCTCTACCGCGAAAAAGGTATGCTTGAATGGGACAGGCTTTTTGGCGGGATAGACACTCTCATTAAAGATATGCACGGCGCCGGATATATTATTTTGCTCGGTTCGTCAAAGCCGACCGATTTCTGCGTTAAAATTTTAAACTATTTCGGCATTTCAAAGTATTTCACCCGTATGGACGCGGCGTCGTTCGACTCGTCGCGCGCAACAAAAGAGGCTGTGCTGGAAAACACCATAAAAATGGCAGGCATTGCCGACAAAAGCGAGGCGGTGCTGATCGGCGACACGAAATTTGACCTTATGGGCGCGGAATATGTGGGCATTGACGCAGTTGCCGTGGAATACGGCTACGGTACATACGAGGAACTGCGCAAGTATAAGACTGTGTATATTGCGAAAACCGTGGACGATTTGCGTGCGTTTTTTCTCGGTGAATGA
- the rpmF gene encoding 50S ribosomal protein L32, whose product MAVPKRKTSKARKNKRRANWKLALPGLVKCPKCQEFKLPHRACKACGFYKDSEVIKAQ is encoded by the coding sequence ATGGCAGTACCTAAAAGAAAAACATCTAAAGCCAGAAAAAATAAAAGAAGAGCAAACTGGAAATTGGCGTTGCCCGGTTTGGTAAAGTGTCCGAAATGTCAGGAGTTTAAATTGCCGCACAGAGCGTGCAAAGCCTGCGGTTTTTACAAAGACAGCGAGGTTATCAAAGCTCAATAA
- a CDS encoding YceD family protein, whose product MKIDVSDILVSDGQSKKISADIALENAEFNGNFLRFTKPVSVCGTAENIGGSVVLSLKADTRFETECAKCLENFGVDFSYDINETFVKNGASDDVCTLCGSEIDLSDVVLQHLYMNLPISFICKDDCKGLCQKCGQNLNKGECTCGDDDIDPRMAALLNFKK is encoded by the coding sequence ATGAAAATTGATGTTTCCGATATACTTGTATCGGACGGACAAAGCAAAAAGATAAGTGCGGATATTGCGCTTGAAAATGCGGAGTTTAACGGAAATTTCCTGCGTTTCACAAAGCCTGTTTCGGTGTGCGGAACGGCGGAAAACATAGGCGGCAGCGTTGTGCTTTCGCTCAAAGCCGACACGCGCTTTGAAACCGAATGTGCAAAATGCCTTGAAAATTTCGGCGTTGATTTTTCATATGACATAAACGAAACTTTCGTTAAAAACGGTGCGTCCGATGACGTCTGCACGCTTTGCGGCAGCGAAATCGACTTAAGCGATGTTGTTTTACAGCATTTGTATATGAACCTTCCGATAAGTTTTATTTGCAAAGACGATTGCAAAGGTCTTTGTCAAAAATGTGGACAAAACTTAAACAAAGGCGAATGCACTTGCGGTGACGACGACATTGACCCTCGAATGGCCGCACTTTTGAATTTTAAAAAATAA
- a CDS encoding acetate/propionate family kinase translates to MKILVINAGSSSLKYQFIDIEKKEVLAKGICERIGIEGSKISQKADGKPEYELVKDMKDHSDAIKMVIDALTSKEYGVISSMNEIDAVGHRVLHGGKYYSASTIVTDDVKKVIRDCFDLGPLHNPANLTGIEACEKAMPGTPQVAVFDTAFGQSMDKKVYTYAIPYEYYEKYAIRRYGFHGISHNFVANRALEVIGLDKEKGKVIVCHLGNGSSISASIGGKCVDTSMGLTPLEGLVMGTRSGDVDPAVVQYIANKENKTVDEVLNILNKKSGVLGISKVSSDFRDLEDAAENGNEMAKLALDMFIYRVVKYIGAYAAAMNGVDAIVFTAGIGENTVIIRDAVAKSLTYLGVELDEKINSERRKDERCISTPNSKVKVWVIPTNEELMIAEDTARLVK, encoded by the coding sequence TTGAAAATTTTGGTTATAAACGCAGGAAGTTCCTCGCTTAAATATCAGTTTATAGATATTGAGAAAAAAGAGGTATTGGCAAAAGGTATTTGTGAAAGAATAGGAATTGAAGGCTCGAAAATTTCGCAGAAAGCGGACGGCAAACCCGAATATGAGCTCGTTAAAGATATGAAAGACCATTCCGATGCTATCAAAATGGTTATAGATGCTTTGACATCGAAAGAATACGGCGTTATTTCGTCGATGAACGAAATCGACGCGGTAGGCCACAGAGTGCTCCACGGCGGTAAATATTACAGCGCGTCCACAATAGTGACGGACGACGTTAAAAAGGTTATCAGAGATTGTTTCGACCTCGGACCTTTGCACAATCCGGCAAACCTTACCGGTATTGAGGCTTGCGAAAAAGCAATGCCCGGCACACCGCAGGTTGCGGTATTCGACACCGCTTTCGGTCAGTCGATGGACAAAAAAGTTTATACATACGCTATTCCTTACGAATACTATGAAAAATATGCTATAAGAAGATACGGTTTTCACGGCATAAGCCACAACTTCGTTGCAAACAGAGCGCTTGAGGTTATCGGTCTTGACAAGGAAAAAGGCAAAGTTATCGTTTGCCACCTCGGAAACGGTTCGAGCATTTCGGCGTCAATCGGCGGAAAATGCGTTGACACAAGTATGGGTCTTACTCCTTTGGAGGGTCTTGTAATGGGAACCCGAAGCGGTGACGTTGACCCTGCGGTTGTTCAGTATATCGCAAACAAAGAAAACAAAACGGTTGACGAGGTTTTGAATATTCTCAACAAAAAATCGGGCGTTCTCGGTATTTCAAAGGTAAGCAGCGACTTCAGAGATTTGGAGGACGCGGCGGAAAACGGCAACGAAATGGCAAAACTTGCGCTCGATATGTTCATTTACAGAGTTGTTAAATACATAGGTGCATACGCGGCGGCTATGAACGGCGTTGACGCGATTGTGTTCACGGCAGGTATCGGCGAAAACACCGTTATCATAAGAGATGCGGTTGCAAAATCGCTTACTTATCTCGGCGTTGAGCTTGACGAAAAAATCAATTCCGAAAGAAGAAAAGACGAGAGATGCATAAGCACTCCCAATTCAAAAGTTAAGGTTTGGGTTATTCCCACAAACGAAGAACTTATGATTGCCGAGGATACCGCAAGACTCGTAAAATAA
- the pta gene encoding phosphate acetyltransferase yields the protein MSSFIEKIKERAKQDKKTIVLPESMDRRTFEAAAQVLKEDIANLIIIGTEEEIAKNSEGLDISKAKIINPFTYEKTEDYLNLFVELRKNKGLTYEDAKKTALGDYMYYACLMVKAGDADGVVSGACHSTANTLRPSLQIIKTKPGVKLVSSFFVMVVPNCEYGENGVFVFADCGLEQNPDSEKLAAIAQCAAESFELLVEKEPRVALLSHSSMGSAKHADVDKVVEAVRIAKENAPELKLDGELQLDAAIVPSVGASKAPNSPVAGKANVLVFPDLDAGNIGYKLVQRLAKAEAYGPVTQGIAMPINDLSRGCSAEDIVGVVAITCVQAQAK from the coding sequence ATGAGCAGTTTTATTGAGAAAATCAAGGAGAGAGCAAAACAGGACAAAAAAACTATTGTACTGCCCGAGTCTATGGACAGACGTACGTTTGAGGCGGCGGCACAGGTTTTGAAAGAGGATATTGCAAACCTTATAATCATCGGCACGGAGGAGGAAATTGCAAAAAACAGCGAGGGTCTTGACATTTCAAAGGCTAAAATCATCAATCCGTTTACATACGAAAAAACCGAGGATTACTTAAATCTTTTTGTTGAACTTCGAAAAAATAAAGGTCTTACATATGAGGACGCGAAGAAAACCGCGCTCGGCGATTATATGTATTATGCCTGCCTTATGGTTAAAGCCGGCGACGCAGACGGCGTTGTTTCGGGTGCGTGCCATTCAACGGCAAACACACTCCGTCCGAGCCTTCAGATTATAAAAACGAAACCGGGCGTTAAGCTTGTTTCGTCCTTCTTTGTTATGGTTGTTCCGAACTGCGAATACGGCGAAAACGGCGTGTTTGTGTTTGCGGACTGCGGTCTTGAACAGAACCCCGATTCCGAAAAGCTTGCGGCAATCGCACAGTGTGCTGCGGAATCGTTTGAACTTTTGGTTGAAAAAGAGCCGAGAGTTGCACTTCTTTCTCACTCGTCAATGGGCAGTGCAAAGCACGCTGACGTTGACAAAGTTGTTGAGGCTGTCAGAATTGCAAAAGAAAACGCTCCCGAATTAAAACTAGACGGCGAACTTCAGCTTGACGCCGCAATCGTTCCGTCGGTCGGCGCATCGAAAGCTCCCAATTCGCCCGTTGCAGGCAAGGCAAACGTTTTGGTATTCCCCGACCTCGATGCGGGAAACATCGGATACAAGCTTGTTCAGCGTCTTGCAAAAGCAGAAGCATACGGCCCGGTTACACAGGGTATTGCAATGCCGATAAACGATTTGTCGCGCGGATGCAGTGCGGAAGATATTGTCGGTGTTGTTGCAATCACTTGCGTTCAGGCGCAGGCGAAATAA
- a CDS encoding YaiI/YqxD family protein — MKILIDADACPVKEIAVRTAKKYGIEVLMFCDTSHILKSDYAKIFTVDKASDSVDIALANKLEKGDIAITQDYGVAALALGRGAMCINQNGLVYTNENIDMLLFERHIGKKMRRAGKSTGGAKKRNSENDIKFAYEFEKLIKSANIC; from the coding sequence ATGAAAATTCTAATTGACGCGGACGCCTGTCCCGTAAAGGAAATTGCGGTTCGGACTGCAAAAAAATACGGTATTGAGGTTTTGATGTTCTGCGACACAAGCCACATTTTAAAAAGCGATTATGCAAAAATTTTCACCGTTGACAAGGCGAGCGACAGTGTGGATATTGCCCTTGCAAACAAGCTTGAAAAGGGCGATATTGCAATTACGCAGGATTACGGCGTGGCGGCGCTTGCGCTGGGACGGGGTGCTATGTGCATAAATCAGAACGGTCTTGTTTACACAAACGAAAATATTGATATGCTTTTGTTTGAGAGGCATATAGGCAAAAAAATGCGCCGTGCCGGCAAATCAACCGGCGGCGCAAAGAAAAGAAACAGTGAAAATGACATAAAATTTGCATATGAATTTGAAAAACTTATTAAAAGTGCAAATATTTGTTAA
- a CDS encoding YesL family protein, protein MGLFGRGYQKEGPGVSKDDVEKRKFFLFFELYFRKFWKLIKLNLLYFVVNILSVLAISVMLMSLSVPHEKGVIDGVALIAYGVFVLSGIILGPSSAAMVYVLRNYANQRHSFMASDFFEQFRKNFKQAAPVGMLCTVLPVVFWFALSYYSAIGGSFGMILLCLTTLCIIVLLSAFLYIYPIMVTFDLKLKQIFKNSLIMAFANFPVNLFVLIVSAAILYGVTFLSIPLLSLLMLLIVPVTIGFVSVFSIWGVIDKYMMPEMETEEEESVFSDERILK, encoded by the coding sequence ATGGGGTTGTTTGGACGGGGTTATCAGAAAGAGGGACCGGGAGTATCGAAGGACGACGTTGAAAAACGAAAATTCTTTTTGTTTTTTGAGTTGTATTTCAGAAAATTCTGGAAGCTTATAAAGCTTAATCTTCTTTATTTTGTTGTTAATATTTTAAGCGTGCTCGCAATTTCGGTTATGCTTATGAGCCTTTCCGTACCGCACGAAAAGGGTGTTATCGACGGCGTTGCGCTTATCGCATACGGCGTATTTGTGCTGTCGGGAATTATTTTGGGGCCGAGCAGTGCGGCTATGGTGTATGTATTGAGAAATTACGCAAATCAGCGTCATTCGTTTATGGCGTCCGACTTTTTTGAACAGTTCAGGAAAAATTTCAAACAGGCGGCTCCGGTAGGTATGCTTTGCACCGTTCTGCCCGTTGTTTTCTGGTTTGCGCTTTCCTACTATTCGGCAATCGGCGGAAGTTTCGGAATGATACTTTTGTGCCTCACAACGCTTTGCATAATTGTGCTTTTGTCGGCATTTTTGTATATTTATCCCATTATGGTGACGTTTGACTTAAAACTTAAACAGATTTTCAAAAATTCGCTTATTATGGCTTTTGCAAACTTCCCCGTAAATCTTTTTGTGCTTATTGTAAGCGCGGCGATTTTATACGGTGTGACATTCCTTTCAATTCCGCTTCTTTCGCTTTTGATGCTCCTTATCGTTCCCGTCACAATCGGGTTCGTGTCGGTGTTTTCAATTTGGGGCGTGATTGACAAATATATGATGCCGGAAATGGAAACCGAGGAGGAAGAATCGGTATTTTCGGACGAGAGAATTTTGAAATAA
- a CDS encoding citrate/2-methylcitrate synthase, giving the protein MNKLNSEISQYIKKLAEISNNGNHIQSEMYLEHGIYRGLRDLNGNGVPTGLTEISRIKAKETGADGNTVPCDGELFYRGYNIRDLVSGFLSDNRFGFEETIYLLLFSRLPSKTELAEFKTALAKYRTLPDDFVNNSILKNPGRDMMNILSRSVLALYAYDDNPDDISVANVMRQSLQLISVFPLLAVYGFHSFRHYHKGKSLYIHRPDENLSSAENILHMLRKNGKYTSLEAKILDLSLVLHAEHGGGNNSAFTTHVVTSSGTDTYSSVAAALGSLKGPRHGGANIKVVNMFDDMKNSINVKNKGEIEDYLAKLLNKEAFDRTGLIYGMGHAVYSKSDPRADILKKCAHDLSVEKGCEEEFELYETVANLASDIISQKRKIYKGVSANIDFYSGLVYKMLKLPPELFTPIFAMSRISGWSAHRIEEIQNAGKIIRPTYISVAENKDYIPLSDRK; this is encoded by the coding sequence ATGAACAAACTTAATTCGGAAATTTCTCAGTACATCAAAAAACTTGCCGAAATTTCAAACAACGGTAATCATATACAAAGCGAGATGTATCTTGAACACGGCATTTACCGCGGACTGCGCGATTTAAACGGAAACGGCGTCCCGACGGGACTTACCGAAATTTCGCGCATTAAAGCAAAGGAAACAGGTGCGGACGGAAACACCGTTCCGTGTGACGGCGAACTTTTCTACCGAGGATACAATATACGTGACCTTGTGTCGGGATTTTTGTCAGACAACCGTTTCGGTTTTGAAGAAACGATTTATCTGCTTTTGTTTTCGCGTCTTCCAAGCAAAACAGAACTTGCGGAATTTAAAACCGCGCTTGCAAAATACCGCACTCTGCCCGATGATTTTGTAAACAATTCAATTTTGAAAAATCCCGGACGCGATATGATGAACATTCTCTCGCGAAGTGTGCTTGCGCTCTACGCTTACGACGACAATCCCGACGATATTTCGGTTGCAAACGTTATGCGCCAGAGCTTACAGCTTATTTCGGTTTTTCCCCTGCTTGCGGTTTACGGTTTTCACTCGTTCAGACACTATCATAAGGGCAAAAGCCTGTATATCCACCGTCCCGACGAAAACCTTTCCTCGGCGGAAAATATTTTGCATATGCTCCGCAAAAACGGAAAATATACAAGCCTTGAGGCGAAAATTCTCGATTTGTCGCTTGTTCTGCACGCAGAGCACGGCGGCGGAAACAACTCGGCATTCACAACCCACGTTGTAACCTCGTCGGGAACAGACACATATTCATCGGTTGCGGCTGCGCTCGGTTCACTCAAAGGTCCGCGCCACGGCGGTGCAAACATCAAGGTTGTGAATATGTTCGACGATATGAAAAACAGCATAAACGTCAAAAACAAGGGCGAAATCGAAGATTATCTTGCAAAACTTCTCAATAAGGAAGCGTTTGATAGAACAGGGTTAATTTACGGTATGGGTCACGCGGTTTATTCAAAGTCCGACCCGAGAGCGGATATTTTAAAAAAATGCGCGCACGATTTGTCGGTGGAAAAAGGGTGCGAGGAGGAATTTGAGCTTTACGAAACGGTGGCAAACCTCGCGTCGGATATAATATCTCAAAAGCGCAAAATTTATAAAGGCGTAAGCGCGAATATCGACTTTTATTCGGGATTGGTCTATAAAATGCTTAAACTTCCGCCCGAGCTTTTCACGCCTATTTTTGCGATGTCGCGTATTTCGGGCTGGAGCGCGCACCGAATAGAGGAAATTCAAAACGCGGGCAAAATTATCCGCCCGACGTATATCAGCGTCGCGGAAAATAAAGATTATATTCCGCTCTCCGACAGAAAATAG